The following DNA comes from Cololabis saira isolate AMF1-May2022 chromosome 7, fColSai1.1, whole genome shotgun sequence.
tggggaggggaccagagaaacctacggagtccgactgGCGTAGACGGGCGTCATTAGTGCCATAGTGTCATTAGTGCCGACAggtatgataactttaccaaatttacAATTACTCTTTGCCAGCAACCTCAAATTTGCTTcgatgtcgcccgctctggccctctggatacacctaactatggtggctggagtcggcctcacatgggTCGGTTTCTCAGCGGGTGTGttgctgagtggggaaaatcggttagaAACATGAAGCGAGTGATGGTAATCCGTGTGCCttttaggactacgcttcctctgaaccgtcacccagccgccctgactggccggctgcttggtagctgcaggggagcggctaacaGCAGCTATCAGCATGTCACCACTCGTCGCGAAGGCAACTTTCTGAAGTTGGTGTGGTTGGAGCgtgtaaatgtgtgtatttGTTTGAGTGTCTTCTGGAGACTAAATCAATAGTTAGTTATCATATGTGGCTTGTTCGGGGTGTTTGATGCCCAAGGCCAGAGGTCCTGATGGTTGCAGAGGGAgcacatgcacactcacacaaacatacGTATAGAAATGTGCAGAAGTAAATGCCCTCATCTTTAATCTGATTTAAACAGTTAGATAATTAAACATGTAATTacttaatacaaaaaaataaaagtgggttcattaatttaaaaaaaaaacccaaataatATTTGTCATTCCTAAATTCTCCTGCTGGCGTGGCTTGTAAATTCCTTCAAGCAGCAATTAGATGAATCATTTATTTCCTGTATGACTTCATCAGAGTCCCACATGATTGTGGGGGAAACTGTGGTCGATTCTTCTTTACCACGTTGTCTCAATCCACTGAGGATTGTGGACATTTTCTTGGACTAAATGTCTTGCCAGAGCATTTGACTCTTCCGCCATTACAGAACTTGATTTTTCCCTTGTCTGGCATGTACATTTTATGTACATGTGCTGATGTGTTTGAGCTATTTTCTGTCACATGACCCGGTTTGAACCAGTCTTTAGCTGTCAGACATCCTCACATTTGTCTCCAGAACACTTGTGTATACAGAGGAGTTCATCGTGCACTGCATGAAAGTGAAGGTCACAGTCCCCGTGACTGGAGACCCAAAATCATCACTTTGACAGTGGACATGGATTGCTTATGTCTTCCCTTCTTGGCGTTGTGTTAATACATACACTGATGCTCCAGACCAGCGAGGTTTACACACCTGCTGATGAGCAGTTTATCAAGGAAAGATGGctagcagcacctggctgctaCCTACCTGCAGTGAGGGGGTACTGTCATGGTTTCtcagtttgatttgttttttacttgttaactcactctcctgtcattccagaccctgccactctcatcagccagaaatccactcattcccttcacctgtgcttaccctgcccagctccacacctggtttccctcatcagcagttcccctcatataccggcccatttccaccttctagtttgccagattgtcgagtgtttgtgcctcactttccagcgttcccgatttttgatcagttttctgcctgcctgcctgtctgcgaccctgcctgattccggtttttggatttttgcctacccccttggattgtttgcctgatctgcctgactacccggtttgacccctgcctgcctttgaccctgattaaagcctcttggactctgattgtgtttggtgtcgtgcatttgggttctctgtctttgagCCGTGACAGGTACTTAGTATCAGCCACTttattctattttctttatcacTTTATCTACAGtatgttaacccttgtgctgtctttgggtcaaggaaggaaggaaggaaggaaggaaggaaagaagggagaaaagaaggaaggaaggaaggaaggagggagggagggagggagggagggagggaaggaaggaaggaaggaagggagaaaacaaggatggaaggaagcaaggagggaagggaggaaggaaggaaggaaggaaggaaggaaggaaggaaggaaggaaggaaggaaggaaggaaggaaggaaggaaggaaggaaggaaggaaggaaggaaggaaggaaggaaggaaggaaggaaggaaggaaggaaggaaggaaggaaggagaattaggtcactttgacccgaagacagtacaagggttaaattaATAATAGAAACAAGTTATATATTGTTGCTGATCCACTACTATCATGTTTGTGTTCCAAtgcttttgtgtttgtttaatAAGAAGACCcacaatgtttattttttattttttataagatTATtgtctttacacacacacatacacacacatgacaccttacacacacatgcacacacatgacacctcacacacatgcacacacactggGGATAGTTTAATCATTCTAAAATGCAGCAGAGATCCCTGAGAGGTGCTGGCAGATCACGCTGTTTCATGTTTGAGAAAGAGGTTCTGCATTAATGAGAGcaggatatgtgtgtgtgtgtgtgtgtgtgtgtgtgtgtgtgtgtgtgtgtgtgtctgaggatTAGTAACAGTGTGTCCCTTGAACgtggtgtgtgtatttgtttaTCTGTGTGCAAACAGCTGAACTGTGTGACATTTAATGCTTCAGACAGGCAGTTGCTGCAGGCTGGACCTGTGGGAATATTACATGTCAATATTTCAATACAACACCCACAATCCCCTGCAGCCACAGGCAGGAAGTGCACATCGGAGGGATAATAATTAATACCTTTGTTAGGTTGAGGTGATGTATGGAGGAGAATGTATGGTGGAGTCTTCCAACAACCATTAGAAGGATTTTCTACGACCTCAGACATTAAAAGTTTCAAACTAtatggaaacattttttttaaagatgattAATCCATGATTTCCATGTCTGGCCTGGACcgccagaaaaagaaaaagaaaatttcaAACCTGATTGTAACAACGATTTGGTCCAAAAGCAGTTCTCTGAAAAGTTCTTAGTGGTGTTCAGTTCCTTTGTGTCTGGTTCTGAtccaacagatgactgcagatgtgacggAACTCTTTAAAACTGACTTGTAGAACTATGAAGGACTTAGGACTCATGAAACTGGAACTCAGGTCGAGAATGTTGGAGAATTTCAAAAACGTAAAATGCAGTAATGACATCGTACTGCTGCACATTTGAACTCCTTAAGACCATCAGGAGCGCGTTTGCAAGTGGATTTTTAACCTCCTGGAGAACTGCTAACCAAACAGGGAGAGTTACATTCACATGCCCCACATTAAGTGTCCCAAAGTCCTGTTTTAGGACGCAGACTCACGGAAAAGTTCATAATTCATACCACAGATAAGCAATCAATCTGGTATGTGTTCACAGCAAGAAGAAGGCCATGTGAGCTGTTCACGGTTTACTTTGAGGCTGCGATCAATAGATTGTTTGCCGACACAAATGAAAAAGCGgcaaaaatattgctgcttgcagaaattcaaaaAGACTGTGGgtccatgttgtttttttctttttcctgattAAAGAAGGGTGACTCTAAACAGATGGAAGAGTCACAAGTCGGTCTCCATTTCTCTTCCAAAAGTCAACCTCACACATAAGCTAATGGACCAGATTCACAACAGCTCCTCCTATTCTCCACCATTATACCACGGTCCGTGTGAATACtcaattctgattggctgacaggtgtccattaaaagtgttaatggacacctagaaaacaagttcgatCAAATTGCCTGATAGCTTTAATAtaattgcgctggatcaactgccaggtggtaaccacggcaacggagattcagagaagaagagccagctaccgcaggatggagacatgagtgattttgtaatttattttaaattaatagGTGAATTTAAGTTTGATggctgggatgcagaagaggagagaaaagaaaatgaaaagaaagcgGAGAAACGGCACAAGGAGGTGTTAATGaacgtttatttatttgaatgattgatagcctaatatttgtagcttaaaggagacctattatggcatctaatacctattttaaacaggccatggatgtcttaaaaacaagcttttaattgtttttgctaaataaattagaaattcagcctgagccatgtctttatcttcccattctctaacctcattatctatgcaggattctgagtgggcggggctatgataatgaggctctgtgctgattggctgcctgaatgacgcgatacaccgctacgaaaaaatggcggaagctccggccggtggagttagttgtgagcGTGGTTTCACGAATCGGAGGCCGAcagatgtaaatcgcattttggttacgtaacgaaagagcagaatcttattggctcgtagatccacatcacactggacggctcatccgggtggctgtacagacactgcagaatttggtttctttcctccttctctgagttggcaggctgagggatttatatatatatatatatatatatatatatataatgccgCAAAGTGACTGATGTTAGAGGAGACGACTGGGATTGACTGGGATCTACTGTGATCGGACTCCAAACTTACTTTGGCTTGTATCTCCAGCAGTATAAACAGATTGTAATCCCTTACTTTACTTACTActgaaatgtatattttaacatgaaaacgGTCTTCTTTTGCACAACTGTTTAAAAGATATATGCATAACTGAGCTCACGATGGAAAAGCTGTCTCCTACACAAACTCAAATTAACTCCACTAGGATGAAATTCTTAGCCATAAAGATTCCCGACATGTAGCAAACAGTTTTTCCAGATTGACACGGAAAGCAGTCAGCCTTTGGTTGTTCCCTGAAATCCAAGCATTAAGACATGAATTAAACACAGAAAAGTGACTCTCACACAAAGCATCCAGATTTCTCCCCAGTTTAAATATCATGCACAGttcaacccccccaaaaaagaaaaaaaggaaaaggagggTTAAAAATAGCCAGAGTGTCAAAACCGCCACAATTAGAGCAAAGCAAACACATAGAGTGTTTGCAGATCTGTTACCCAGCGGTGGATTCCATCCTGACCCAGGGATAATGTCACAAACTGATGCACAGCTGGATGAGATGACAAAACTGCGAGAGGCTTTCTGTAATGTGACATGATTGAAGCAGGCATTAAGGTCATGCCATCCCGAGGAAGTattaatgcaaaaaataaattctTCATATACCTGCGGAGGTCATTCCTGGGGTAATGGACGGGGATATAACGGAGTCTGATGAGCTGCGGTGTGTCGGCCCGCTGTTTCTGCGAGTGTGTTGCGTGACCAAGCACCTCTGACACTGCTGGTCAATCTCGTCACACGCCTCCTGGCTGGTACATCTGCTGCAGACATCACTTAATTATCCCACTGCCTCCACTCTGCAGCTTCACATTAGCCAGTAGAATGACACATCATTTTAGGCACGCATTCACATCGGGCTCGTCCACAGAGATCGATACATGTATATGACGTGAGATCATAGGTTCAGACAACTTATACAATTTAACACAACCTCAAAAGCTAATATGATATGATGCAGTTGATAGAAAGATTTCATTTGTGCCTAATAAGTTATATTTTAGCTGTGGTTTCAAGCagtgaattaaaataaatgaatacatttactAAACACGTTTATGTTAGTATTTAACACGAAGGCCTGCTGTACATATCACCTACATCTGGGTGTAACAGTGTTGCAAGTTTCATGCTCATGTTTCTTGTGTTTGTAGAATAACTgaagaaaagtaaaacaaatagaAGTAGAGCAGATTTctgaaaatgcaaatatatatTGGTGTATTGGAGGTTAATTTGACAGAAAATATTTCACTGGTTGGAAAGTTTACAAAGTGTTCAGGTGAAGTAAATATCGCTAGTTAATCTGACTTTATCCATTTAATCACTAGTTATAAGAGACCGTGTTTGAGGAGTAGGTTTGTCTGCAGAGTCCTCCCTGCAGAGGTTGACATTAGGCCTAACAGTGTAGCCCCCCACCCATaatcctgctgcagacacaccTGTGCAGGAGCGTATAAAGACCCTGGACCGGACTGAGCAGACATCAAGCTCCAAGGAGTCTCTCCACACCTGAAGATGAGTCCCTCTGCCAgcctgctcctgctgctcctgctcgGCCTCTCTCAGGCTCAACCTTTCCAGGAGGATGAAGGTCAAGACGCAGAGATGGCAGAAGATGAAGAAACGGAAGTGGACATGACCACCCAGATTCTGACCACCAATAACGCCACAGAGGAGTTCCTGCTGGAAGGAGACCTGGTGGCTCCCGTCACCAGAAACGCCATGAAGTGCTGGTACAACAGCTGTCTGTGGAAAAAAGCCTCCAATGGCAAAGTGGTGATCGCCTACACGATAAGTTCTCAGTTCTCCGGGTACGAAAGGCAGACGATCGAGGGCGCCATGAGGGCCTTCGGCCGCACCTGCGTCCGCTTCACCCCTCGCAGGAACGAGAACGACTACATCAGCATTGTGAACAAAGGCGGATGCTACTCCGCCCTGGGCAGACAGGGGGGCCGGCAGGAGCTCTCTCTCAACAGGGCGGGCTGCATCTACGGTGGCATCGTCCAGCACGAGCTCAACCACGCTCTGGGCTTCCAGCACGAGCAGACCAGGAGCGACCGCGACAGCTACGTCAGGATCAACTGGATGAACATCATCCAGCAGAGCGCCTACAACTTCCACAAGCACGACACCAACAACCTGAACACGCCCTACGATTACTCCTCCATCATGCACTATGGAAGATTCGCCTTCTCCGTGGGCCGGGGGAGGGAGACCATCACCCCCATTGGAAACCCCAACGCCCAGATCGGCCAGAGGAACGGTCTGTCCCGCTGGGACATCAGCAGGATCAACATGCTCTACGGCTGTTAGCAACAATGTCAGAGGAATAATGATGGATGAAATGCTCAGATAACAGGAAGTGATCCCGTGTGAccaacatatttgaaataaaagcaaTGCAATATAAGGGCTAgctgttcttcttcttttttctgcagAAGTGTATTCAGAATTCTTTCTACTATTCAATTATGAAAAACTTAAAAGTCTTTCTTAAAAGTCAAACTGAGACTtgatttttaatctgaaataacCTGCAAGTGGTATCGTAATGAACCAGGGGCGGATCCACGGGGGGGAAGGGGGGCAGCTGCCCCCCACTAAAGAGCCTTGTCCCCCTGTCGCCCCCTCATTTTAATGCTACTTTGACTATTCTGTTCAAAAGCTCCCCAATGCATTGGAATATACCACCAAATAAACTAAGTATAAACTAAGTATAAGTAGGACCTGCTGTGAATGTAGGAAGCTATATAAGAACAACACCTGGTATACATCTTAAACTGGATGATCTTGGTTCTAGTTCATTACACGCAGTATTGATGTCGTAAgtatatataaactttattacaGGCTCTAGAGACCCAATAGCAAGACatacaagataaaaaataaaaaaacaaatacataaacacatacaaacatactCTTATTCATGAGAGTCTTAAAAGGCACCCATACCAATGTTTCCATAGATATGATTGATATCTGACCAAACTGCACCTGGGGCTTGTGCGCTTCATTATGATACGGTTTTGTGACTCATCAAGTCAAGACATAAACTTAAACATCATGTTCCTCAAGAGAGCCTGTAAAGTGCTTAGCCTTGAGTCACAAAAGAGTTTACTAGCACTGCTACTCCTGGGCTTTCTCAGCAGTATCCTCAGACAGTCATTATATGCTACCTGAGGTTTGTGCAGGGTCTCCTTTTTGTAGCTGACCCATAATGGGGCTGCATACATAGGGGTGCAGTAAACACGAAACAAGCTCACTTTCACATCATTGGAACAGTAATGGAATTTCCTGACTAACATGTTTGCTTGGACATATAACATTCGTCTCTGCTTGTACGTATGTCAGCATCATCTTCCATCATCGTGTTAGATACACAAAGGGATTGCCCTGACAGGTAAAACATTGGAAAGTGCAGCATCTGATCCTCCTTGGTCCTACATATCAATACAACACTCTTTTTTGCATTGTACTGTACATCAAACTCAACCCCATACTCGGAGCATAAATCCAACAGCTGCTGGAACCCAACAGTGCTGGGGGACATAATGGCCAAATCGTCTGCGTACATCAGATGGTTTAACAGAGTGTTCCCTATCAGACAACCTGTCTTACACTTCCCCAACCGCTTGGACAGGTTGTCCATGTATAGGTGAACAGGGCTGGAGACAGAAGCCCCCCCTGCCGTACACCATTGCCTACACTGAAGGGTGATGATAGACTGTTTCCCCATTTAACCTGCATACCTTGTTTGTCATACCAGTAAACCAGGATACGTATGATGCATCCAGGCACACCCGTAAGCATGAGTTTAGTAAAAAGCTTATGGTGATTTACTCTGTCAAATGCCTTGGAAGCATCAATAAACCCTAGAAACATTGTAGAATCACTTCCTCATTTAACTTGCCCACACAATAGGGCTCACTTTTGATACAATTAAACAGAGCTGCATAGTGCTGCCTCCACCGCTCTGCTATATTGTCTGCACCAGATACACCTTCAATGTAGCATGGCAATTCTGCTTTGGCCCTATTTGTAGCTTTTACCTCTTTCCAAAACTCAGTGACATTGTTACCAAGCAAGTTTTCAGCCATGGAATGAGCTCTTAAGGCTTGCTCATGCTTCCCAACAAAGCGCACTGCATATTTATatctaataacaataataataatattatacgaTGCAAGCATCGAttaacgggccctcacactcatggccaccgccccccataagcatatcagaaatgacaccacccacgactttctatgtaaaactattcaaaagttatggcagaaaataagaactataaaatatcgaccaataagaagaaggggtgggctaatttgcaccaattatggtcaaggactcaaaaccatgtccgatgacaccacccacgactctctatgtcaaaccattcaaaagttatggcagaaagtaggaactatcaaatatggaccaatcagaagaagggacggggctaatttgcaccaattatggtgaagtactcaaaaccgagttggatgacaccacccacaactctctttgtcaaaccattcaaaagttataacagaaaataggtacaaccaatcagaagaaggggcgggcctaattcaggccaatgaaggtcaaagactcaataccgagtccacgacaccacccacatgtctttatcacaacccgttcaaaggttatggcagagaaacattatctagggggcgctgttgagccgtaagggcaacgcccattaatgcaaaccatgaaagttgtgttttttcgagagaagaacatagttatgggcagttgttgttgctcttttttcttctgggcaaaaagattgttataaaccgacatgccaccatggattatatctgagactgtaatgaacgattcatcaaagggtcccgttcttgagctgctcgctgaagctcattggccgttctcagcattgttgccaggcgaccaacgttattgagataggaagtgaagaagcggagaTACTGttaagccaatcagaatgcagaacacgatgcacaatctGATCCACCGACCACGCCTGATCACCGCACCGGGCTCCGAATCGGAGCCCCTGCGTGTAAGTATTGTTCTAAGCAATAGAATAATACTCTCTTCGTCATCTTTGAGAGTTCGTTTTCCACACCAGATCACCGCAGCGGGCACCATAATCGGTGCCCGTGTGTGTACGTACCGCTTCACTCTCCAGCTAATGTTAGCCTCtgctaacaacaacaacatccaCTTCCTAGCCATAGCTCTGTGTACTGGCACCTATCTTCTTTTCCCCTCAGAATGTCTCCGACCCCACTCACCTCAGACGACTCCATATCCGAGTTAAGATCACAGCTCCGCAACATAGAGGACCTCCTAGCAGACATCCTCCGAAGAAAGTCATCGGTCCTCTCCCAACTGGATGAACTGGAGGCAGCCGGACAACGACCGGATAAAACACCCCACGGTCCATCTTTGCCCAAATCTCCCTCCTGGGCATCGGTGGTCAAGAAGGGGAGAAGTTTCTCTCTCCCGTTGGTTTCCCCGCTCCATACGTCCAACTGTTTCTCCCCACTTGCTGCGGCAGAGCAAGCTGCTAGCAAGGAGCTAGATGCTAACCGCAGCAAGATGCTAACAGCGGCGTCTGTGGTTGCCATGGTCGCCCATCCACGTGCTGCCCAAGAACAACAACAGCTCCGTTTCAATCGAAGCTCAACTCGAAAGCGAAGCTGTACGACGCTGACTCCGAAAAAGGACCTCAAACGCAGCCGACAGCGTTCTCCTCCGTATTATTCCTCGCCGCTCACAGCAGCCAACCTGTTCGAGCGTCCGCCATCTCCGCCGTCCACTTCCAGCCGAGAAATGGACACAGCTGTTCCAGATGATGACGTCAACAACCCAGCCGAGTCTGAAATCACCAACCCCGCCCCATTCACCCCGGCCAGTGCAACTACAtctgacccccctcccccctcaccaCTCAATGAAGTTATTCATGCTGCAGAGTCCAATGtagcttcatttcatatatcaCCCCCCAAATTTCTCCTTGTGGGAGACTCTCTTGTACGTCATGTAGCCATCCCAGATTGCATAACATATTCATACTCTGGCGCAAAAATTAAGGACTTGCATACACACATCCCAGGTATTCTTCACCAGTATCCATCAATCCACTCTGTCATTGTCCATGTGGGTTTCAATGATATAAAATCAAGGCCTGCCCAATCAATAAAACTGCAGAAGGACTATGAGACACTAGCCTACTTTATTgaaaccctgaaaataaaatgcattttttcaGGCTTAATGCCAACCCTCAGTAGGCGATCCGAACTTTTCAGTCGCCTAGTCAGTGCAGATAACTGGATCCGAAATTTCTGTGTTGCATGCGGTTATGGCTACATCTACAACTTTGACTCAGTTTGGAAAAAACCCCAGCTATTCTATGATAACACTCATTTAAATtacaaaggaaaaaagataCTGGCCTCAAACATCACCCGTCTACTAAAATCCACCACTACATGACGCCAGTCAACAACAGACAACCCCCCCCCTTCACATTGCCTTTTCCTTCCATCACATACTGACATTGCCCCATCTGTTATCCCTGTTATATCAAACCGTCTCTGTAATATTAGGCACCAACATCATGTGGGCCAACTCCAAAACAGATATCTCCTACCGCTCACTCAGGCTCCCTTCATTGGGAGTGCTATTGGTCCAAAACTCTTTAAATTTGCACTCCAAAATGCTCGTTctattaataataaatcattCATTTGGAATGATATTTTCAGTTGTAAAGATCTAGACTTCTTGTTCCTCACAGAGACGTGGCAGAAACCTGACGATTACACATCCCTGATTGAACTATGCCCTACAGGCTGCTCTTTCATCTGTGCCCCCAGAGACACGGGTC
Coding sequences within:
- the LOC133447703 gene encoding high choriolytic enzyme 2-like, whose translation is MSPSASLLLLLLLGLSQAQPFQEDEGQDAEMAEDEETEVDMTTQILTTNNATEEFLLEGDLVAPVTRNAMKCWYNSCLWKKASNGKVVIAYTISSQFSGYERQTIEGAMRAFGRTCVRFTPRRNENDYISIVNKGGCYSALGRQGGRQELSLNRAGCIYGGIVQHELNHALGFQHEQTRSDRDSYVRINWMNIIQQSAYNFHKHDTNNLNTPYDYSSIMHYGRFAFSVGRGRETITPIGNPNAQIGQRNGLSRWDISRINMLYGC